The window ACCGGCGGCGGTGACGTTGAACCCGGTGATGGCGTCCTGCACGGTGGAGACAACGGTCAGCCCGGAGAGCAACACGGTGATAGCGGCGGCGACCAGCACGGTGGGTTTCACCGCCGGAAACATCCCGCTCGCGAGGAGGGCGAGCGCTCCGCCGGTGGCCAGCGCACCGCCGAGGACCTGCTGGAAGAAGAACGGCAGCGCCCGCCGGTTGAGCATCCGCCCCACCCGGTCGATGAGCGCGGTGATCAGGGCGGCGAACAGCGCCATCAGCGGATCACCACCGATGAAGATCGTGACCGCGGCGGCCAGCCCGGCATAGGAGGCGGTCGCCACCCACCGCGGGTATGGGTGCTCAGCGGAGTTGATCCGGTTCAGCTCGGCATGCGCGTCCTCGACCTCGATTCGGCGTCCGGTGATGTCCCGCACGAGCTTCTCGACCGCCGCCAGCCGCGTGTAGTCCAGGCCCCGGGTCTGCACCACGCGCAGGGTGGTCACCGGGGAAAGCTCGGTCCCGCGATGGCAGGCCACGGTGATCGACGTGAAGATCACGTCGACCTCACAGTGCGGAAGCCCGTAGGCATTGGCCACCGCGATGATCGTCGCGGTCACATCGGCGGCCCCCGCCCCCGAGGACATCTGCACCTCACCGATCCGCAGAGCAAGATCCAAAACGAAGTGGACCGTCCGCTCTTCGGGGAGTGCGGGCCCCTGCACGACCATCGGCTCAACCGTCGGCTCCGCGACCACCTGCCGCCGAGCCCGCGTGAATCTCACGCTCCGACCACCTCCACGTGTCTCCACTCGACGGTTACCGATCAAGGCCCACTCCGCAACCGGGTGGCGTGTCGGCTTAGGATTAGGCGGACACCTCGGGGTTCCGTGCGGGGTGTCGTGCCGGTGTAGCTCAATTGGCAGAGCACTCGCCTTGTAAGCGAAAGGTTAGGGGTTCAAGTCCCCTCACCGGCTCCACGCGCTATCAGCGGAAACAGGGGCCTCAAGATCCTTTCGTCAGTCCGATGACTGCGCGAATGACTGCGGGATCGGCCGCTCTGGCCTTCATCGAGCCAATGCAGACATGCCGTAGAGCCGAAACTCGCCATCCCCCAGCCCTCGGGCACATGAACTGGAAGTTCTAACGCGACAACCCGGACGGTGGTCCAAATCGTCAGTCTCGGCATTCGCTGTATCGCCGACTATCCCCGATGAGTTGCGT is drawn from Actinokineospora alba and contains these coding sequences:
- a CDS encoding threonine/serine exporter family protein is translated as MVVQGPALPEERTVHFVLDLALRIGEVQMSSGAGAADVTATIIAVANAYGLPHCEVDVIFTSITVACHRGTELSPVTTLRVVQTRGLDYTRLAAVEKLVRDITGRRIEVEDAHAELNRINSAEHPYPRWVATASYAGLAAAVTIFIGGDPLMALFAALITALIDRVGRMLNRRALPFFFQQVLGGALATGGALALLASGMFPAVKPTVLVAAAITVLLSGLTVVSTVQDAITGFNVTAAGRTMEVSLMTAGLTAGVVIALNIAVALGLPETPLADPLPPSALRLPVQTLAGAAAAGCFALASYAPPRSMLVAAVAGGVGTAGYGGLVLAGAGPIVASAGAAVVIGFAGGVISRRFRMPPLIVAVSGMVPLLPGLPTYRALYELAIERSPAGLSTLMIAAAIALALAAGVVLGEYLAQPVRTKLGRLERRLAGPRLSGPLQPNKRHTES